The following are encoded together in the Ranitomeya imitator isolate aRanImi1 chromosome 4, aRanImi1.pri, whole genome shotgun sequence genome:
- the ANKRD39 gene encoding ankyrin repeat domain-containing protein 39: MNPSNVCCSYPAEGKGHRGCDVCCSGASPTVRETVQEMDFQRGIWAAAMDGDLMRVQQFIEKGTDPNLPDNFGYTALHYSSRHGHLPVCSFLLKSGADGNAQTHGGSTALHRAAYCGHIQVVQLLLESGADPMKTDSDRRTVLHKAAEGGHRELTLYLLQHCKGLLDVKDCRGHSAADLAPSSMADVFSS, encoded by the exons ATGAACCCCAGCAATGTCTGCTGCTCGTACCCCGCAGAGGGGAAGGGGCACCGCGGGTGTGATGTGTGCTGCAGCGGTGCGAGTCCGACAGTGCGGGAGACGGTGCAGGAGATGGACTTCCAGAGAG GAATATGGGCAGCTGCGATGGATGGAGACCTGATGAGAGTCCAGCAATTTATCGAGAAGGGCACAGATCCCAACCTGCCGGACAACTTTGGCTACACCGCCCTG CACTATAGCAGCCGACATGGTCACTTACCAGTGTGCAGCTTTCTGCTGAAGAGCGGCGCTGACGGTAACGCCCAGACACATGGCGGCAGCACAGCCCTGCACCGTGCGGCATACTGCGGACACATCCAGGTAGTGCAGCTATTACTGGAGAGTGGGGCCGACCCTATGAAGACGGACTCGGACCGGAGGACGGTGCTGCACAAG GCAGCAGAAGGTGGTCACCGGGAGCTGACCCTCTACCTTCTACAACACTGTAAGGGGCTCTTGGATGTAAAAGACTGCAGAGGACACTCGGCCGCAGACCTCGCGCCGTCCAGTATGGCGGATGTGTTTTCCTCTTAA